Genomic segment of Bifidobacterium lemurum:
AATCCTCCGGCGGAATGGGAAGCGGCATGGCCGTGCGTCCTTTCGATACAAAAAAGTTTCCAGATGACAAGGTACTCGTCATCTGGAAACTTCACATTTCATTGACCACATTGCATGCAAACGCCATGAGGCTCGCCGAATAACCCGTACGGATGGCGGGTTATGCAATAACGATTGCAAACGCGTGTGTCCTCACGCGTCTCGAAGCGAAGGTGTATACGAAATACATCGAGCTGAGAGAAAGCGCGAGGACACTCCGTTTGTAATCGTTATTCGGTGGGGCCGTCTTTGAAGATGACGGTCTCCTGCATCGCGTTCTTCTCGTTGTTGGTTCGTCGTCCGTCGACGACTTCAAGCACCAGCTTGCGGAAGTCCTCATCCACCACCGAAGCGGGTTCGTCCAGCAGGCGTCCGGCGTTGAAGTCGATCCAGCGCTTCTTCTTTTCGGCGAGCGGAGTGTTGGTGGCGACTTTGATGGTCGGTACGAAGCATCCGAACGGCGTGCCGCGGCCGGTGGTGAACAGGATGAGATGGCAGCCCGCGGATCCCTTGGCGGTGGTGGACACCATATCGTTGCCCGGCGTCTGCATGAGCGACAGTCCGTTGCGCCTGATGCGGTGTCCGTAGAGGATCACGTCCTCGACCTCGCAGCGGCCGCCTTTGCGGATGCAGCCCAGGGATTTGTCCTCCAGGGTGGTGATGCCGCCGGCCTTGTTGCCCGGCGAGGGGTTGTCGGAGATGATCTCGCCGTATTTGCGGAAATGTCCTTTGAAGTTGTTGATCAGATCCACGATGTCGTGGAACACGCCTTCGTCGCGCGCCTGGCTCATCAGCACGGTTTCCGCGCCGAACATCTCCGGCACTTCCGAGAGCACCACGGATCCGCCTTGGCTTACCAGCCATTCGGCGAAACGTCCGACCATGGGGTTGGCGGTGATGCCGCTCATGCCGTCGGAGCCGCCGCATTCGACGCCGACTTTGAGCTCGCTCATCGGGATGGGTTCGCGCCGGTCGCCGGCCGCCGCCTCGTTGAGTTCCTCCAGCAGATCGGCCGCGCGGTCGAACTCGTCCGTCTCCTCCTGGCAGATCATGGTTTTGACGCGGGATTCGTCGATGCCTTCGAGTCCGGCTTTGAACAGCGACATCTGGTTGTTCTCGCAGCCGAGCCCCACCACCAGCACTCCTCCGGCGTTCGGATGCTCGACGATGCCGCGCAGGGTGTTCTGCGTCCATTCGAGATCGCCGCCGAGCTGCGAGCAGCCGTAGGGATGACGCGCCACGACCACGGAGTCGAAGTTGCCGTTGCCGTTGTGTCGGGAGGTGAACATGCGCGCCATGGTGGCGACCAGTCCGGAGATGCAGCCCACGGTGGGCACGATGTACAGGTCGTTGCGGATGCCGACTTTGCCGTTGGCGCGGCGGTAGCCTCGGAAGGTCATGGTGGGTTGGCCCGGTTTGACGGTGTCGTCGGTGGGCTCGTACGTGTATTCGAGGTTCGCGCCGAGATTCGTGGCGATGTTGTGGGTGTGCACCCATGCGCCGCGTTTGATCGGCTGCTTGGCACGGCCGATTTCGAAGCCGTATTTGACGACGTTGACGCCTTCGGGAACGTCGACCAGCGCGATTTTGTGTCCGCGGGGCACATCGTCGAGCACCGTCAGCGGCTCGTGCCCTTCGACCTGCACGGTCTCCCCCGCCTTGATGGGGCGGGCGGCGACGCAGACCATATCGCCTTGCGCGAGGAAGATCGTGTCCAAGCCGGTGTTTTCGGGAATCTCGGCCACATAGTCGTGGTTCGGGGCGACGCCGTCGGCGCAGGTGGGGATGAATCCCGTCGAGGCGACGCGTTCGGCGCAGTCGTCGGCGGGGATGTTGGCGATGTTGTGATCAGGCTGCTTTGCGTTCATACGCTAAACGTACGAAGGCGCTTCGCGTTTCGTGGCTTTTGTTGCCAATCGTTGCGTTCGCTCTGGCGTGTGCGCCGGATCCATGATATATGGCCCGAGTGCCGGCAACCCTTGGCAGCGGATTCGCAGGACCCGCCCGTCATCCTTTACGCTGGGCCGCATCGGCCCGTCGTACGGCCGAACATCCCAGGAAAGGCGGATTCGATGATCAATCTCGGCGCACGCGGACATGATGTGACGTGGGGCGACACCCCGGAGCGGTTGGCCGAAGGATTGTCCGGATACGGCGTGCACGTCACGCAGTTGGCGTTGGGCAAGTCCTTCCCCGATCTGCCCAGCGGTGAAGCCGACATCAATCCGGGAATGGGCATGCGCATTCGGCGGATCCTGGCCGAACGCGGCGTCGATATCGCGGTGTTGGGCTGCTATATCAACATGACGCATCCCGATATGGCCGCACGCGAGGCCGGTCTGCGCAAATTCGAAGCGTATCTGGCCAACGCGAGGTTTTTCGGCGCTCCGATGGTGGCCAGCGAGACGGGATCAGTCGACGCCGTTCCGGGCGGATTCACCGAAGCCAATTTCACCGAATCGATGTATCAGGAGGCTTTGGCGTCGATCCGCCGTCTTGTCGCGGCCGGAGAACGTTTCGGCACGATGGTGGCAGTCGAGCCGGGCGCGAACCATCCGATATACGATGTCGCCACCACCGAGCGTCTTTTGGCCGATGTCGATTCGCCTTGGCTGGGTGTTGTCTTCGACGCGACCGCCTACACCACGCCCGATGGCCGCACCATCGACGGTTCGACGCAGCTGGAGCTCGCGCATGAGGCCTTCGATCGTTTCGGCGAGCGCATCATGGCCGTGCATATCTCCGATTTCACCGTCGAGCCTTCGGACGAGACGGTTTGCGGCACGAATATCCGCCGTTGCGACGCGGGCACGGGCGAGCTCGACATCGAGGGCATCGTCCGTCTCGCCAACAGCCGCCGCCCGTGGATTCCCGTCATCCTCGAGCACACCACCGACGAGGCCATCGCGCGGGCCGTGGACCGATACGGCGACCTGTAGACGGCCCGCACCGTCCGCGGGCTGAGATTGCGCGGGGCCTATACGGAGACGAACCGAAACGGGGCCGAGCATAGAGCGGCCGACAGCCACGAGGGGTGGCTTATGGAAGTTCCATAAGCCACCCCTCGTCGTATGAATCCGCGCGGAATCGCATCCTCTCCGGGCTAGTCGATCAGCGACAGCACGTAGTCCTTGATCTCGCCGTCGGCCGCGTGGGCGGAGAAGAGCTCCTTGAAACGCGCTCCGGCGAACGCGCCCTTGACCAGTTCGGGGTCGAGGGCCTTGTAGATGTCGACCAGCGGCTTGAAGGCGGCCTCGCGCACGCCGTCGAGGATCTTCTTGTTGCGCTGTTCCGGAACCACACGGTCCTTGGGATAGCCGGAGCCCGGCGCCTCGAACCACATCTGTTCGAAGATGTACTTGAGTTGGAGTTCCTGCCCCCAGCCGTTCTTCAGGGCGAAGGGGATGGCCATGGCGTTGCCGTCGTTGATCTGCGCGAAGGTGTAGGCGTCGAGCGGATCCTCGACGTGACCGCAAATCACGCCCGGGAAGGAGTTGAGGGCGAGCATGGCGCCTTCGCCGGTGCCGCAGCCGGTGACCACGAAGTCGGCCGCGCCGGTGTTGAGCAGGGCCGCGGCGAGGATGCCGTTCTGCACGTAGGTGAGTTGGGCATCGTCGTCGGCCGCGTACATGCCGTAGTTGTCGACTTCGAAGCCCTTCTCGTCGGCGACCTTCTTCAGGGCCTCGTAAATCAGACCGTTCTTGGCGGCCTGGGAATTCTCATTGATCAAAGCGATACGCATCGGTTGTTTTCCTTTCGCTTGCGTGTCAGGCGGGCTGCTTGCCTATATAGGCCAGAATGCCGCCGTCCACATACAGCACGTGTCCGTTGACGAAGTCGGAGGCGTCGGAGGCGAGGAACACGGCGGGGCCCTGAAGGTCCTCGGTGGTGCCCCAACGGGCGGCCGGCGTCTTGGCGATGATGAACTGGTCGAAGGGGTGGCGAGATCCGTCGGCCTGGCGCTCGCGCAGAGGCGCGGTCTGCGGGGTGGCGATATAGCCCGGTCCGATGGCGTTGCATTGGATGTTGGCTTCGCCGTATTCGGAGCAGATGTTGCGGGTGAGCATTTTCAGACCGCCTTTGGCCGCCGCGTAGGCGGAGACGGTTTCGCGGCCGAGTTCGCTCATCATGGAGCAGATGTTGATGATTTTGCCGTGGCCTTTGGCGATCATGCCGGGGATGACGGCTTTGGAGACGATGAAGGGGGCGTTGAGGTCGACGTCGATGACTTTGCGCCAATCCTCGACGGGCATGTCGAGCATGGGGACGCGCTTGATGATGCCCGCGTTGTTGACCAGAATGTCGACGGTGCCCAGATCGCGCTCGATATCGGCGACGAGTCGGGCGACCTGCTCCTCGTCGGTGACGTCGGCCACATAGCCGTGGGCGTCGATGCCGGCTTCGGCATAGGCCTGTTTGCCCCGCTCCAAAGCCTCCTCGTTGATGTCGTTGAACGCGATCTTCGCGCCCGCCGCGGCGAAGGCCGAGGCGATGGCGAAGCCGATGCCGTAGGAGGCGCCGGTGACCAACGCCACCTTGCCTTCCAACGAGAACCTGCCCATATCGAATGTCATGTCATCCGTCCTTTCTGTGCCGTCATCCGCGACGGCCGTTGATGTTGTATTGAAGCCGAACGAGCCGCTCAGACCAAATTGGTTGCATGCTGTTGCCAGCGTCAGCGCTTGCCGCGCTCATGCCGCAGCACCTCGATGTACGCGAGGACGAGCGGCGCGACGCCTTTGGCGTCGTTGCGCACCTTGGGTTCCCTCATGTAGTAGTCGAAGGTGCCTTCGCGGTGTTCGGTGTTGCCCAGGCCGGCGACCAGACAGATGTTGTCGAGCGTGAGGCGTCCGCCTTCCTCGTTCATGCAGGTGTCGCAGATGCCCTTGTAGGCCTTGTATCCGTAGTCCCAGTAGCGTTCGTCGAGCACGCCCAGACGCGCGCCTTTCATGATCGCGTTGGCGAAGATGGCCGATCCGGAGGTCTCCAGATAGTTCGGCGCGATGCGGCCCAGGTTGATCACCTGATGCCACATGCCGGTTTTCTCGTCCTGATAGGGCAGCATGGCGTCGATCAGCTCGCTGAACATACGGCGCATCGTGTCCTTCTCGGCGCTCATATTGGCCGGAAGCAGCTCCCATGTGTCGATCAGCGCCATCGCGAACCATCCTTCGGCGCGCAGCCAGAAGTTGGACGACAGTCCGGTGACCGGATCGCACCAGAAGTCCTTGCGCGACGAATCGTAGGCATGGTAGTACAGTCCGTTGCGCTCGTTGCGCATCAGATCGTGCACCACCTGGAACTGGTGGAAGGAGTCGGAGCAGGCGCGTCCGTCGCGGTAGCTCAGCTCGTACTGCACGTAGAAGGGTTGGGCCATGTACAGACCGTCCAGCCACACCTGGTTGGGGTAGATGAGCTTGTGCCAGAAGTTGCCCTCCTTGGTGCGCGGCTGGCCTTCGAGCTGGCCGTAGATCACGTCCATGGCCTTGCGGTACTTGGTTTTGCCGGTGAGGTTGTACAGCCCGTACAGCGTCTTGCCGGCGTTGATGTTGTCGAGGTTGTATTCCTGCGGATCGTAGCTGGCGATCATGCCGTCGTCGTCGACGAAATAGTCGATGAACCGGTCCGCGAAGTCGAGGTAGGCGTCTTTGCCGGTGATCTCGTTGAGTTCGATCAGCGCCTTGATCATGCAGCCGTCGATGTAGTTCCACGTGTTCGGTTTGCCGGCGCGGATCTTCTCGATGTTCCACGCGGGCGCCTCCGGCGTCGAGGTCTCGATGAGCTGTTGGATGTAGGTGTTGAGGATGCGTGAGCTTCCCATGGTTCTCCTTGTCGTGGGAAAGGCCGCCCTCTCGTGTGGAGGGCGGCCTTCGATATGTCACTTGCCGAAGTTCATCGCCTTGCGGGTCGGCAGTTCGGCCTTGATGCGGGCGAGCTCCTCGGGCGTGTGGTAGCCGACGGTGTTGTGTCCGAAGCAGATCTCGTACTGGACGCCGGTGAGTTCCTCGCAGATGCGCTTGACCTCGGGGTCGACGTCCTCCATGCGGCCGCCGTTCTTGATGCGCTCGCATTCCGCGATGGCGATCTCGTCGTTCTTCTTGTCCATCTTCATCAGATGGGCGGAGAGCATGCCGAGCAGGGACAGGCCGCCCACGCCGATGACGAGCACCAGCAGGATGGTGGTGTGCACGGCGGCCGGCTGGTCGGCGGCGGCCACCTGGTTGTCGGCGGTGGATTCGATGAATCCGGCGGCGGCCAGCGCGGTGCCGAGGATGGCGACGACGGCGGAGTTCATCAGCTTGCCGCACAGGTGCATGGCGGCGGAGAAGGTGCCCTCGCGGCGGCGGCCGGTGACGATCTCGTCGGCGTCGGCCACGAACAGGTACGTCTGCCATGGGATGTAGTAGACGGCGCCGGTGCCCAGACCGAACACGACCACGATGGAGGTGATGGCGACCATGCCGGCGGCGGATGTGGCGTCCAGATGGAAGAAGCCGCAGGCCGCGTAGGCGATGGCGCAGGTGATGATCACGCATTCGGCGATGATGTAGGGCTTCCTGAAGCCGATCTTCGCGATGAGGAACATGACGCCGAGCGTGGAGACGACCTGCAGGATGGGGCTGAGCGACTGCCACCAGGAGGCGTTGGACTTCTGGAGCATGAGCACGTAGACCACGTAGTAGCTGAAGGTGGAGTTGAACAGCCATTCGGCGCCGAAGCCGAAGAGGTACATGCCCAGCAGGTGACGGAAGGTGCGGATGCGCAGGGTGGAGAAGATGTCGACGAACAGCTTCTTCAGGGCCTCGAGCGGGTTGTCGACCTTCTCCATGGTGGTGTCGTCGACGGGACGCTCCCATGTGGTCAGGTACACGAACAGCATGGCGCCGGCCATGATGACGCCGAATGCCAGTCCCATGTAGAAGAACGCCATCGGGTTCTTCTCGCCGAAGGTCACGAAGAACACGCCGGGCAGCGCCGCGGTCAGGAAGTTGGCGCCTTTGCCGAAGATGGAGCGCAGGCCGGACAGATAGGTGCGTTCCTTGAAGTCGCCGGTCATCTCGGCGGGCAGCGCGTCGTAGGGAATCATCACGGTGGTGTAGATGAGGTTGTACACCAGGTAGATCACGAAGTAGTACCAGAATCCTCCGGGGATCACGATCCACATCAGCGGGTTGAGGATGCCCAGGGCCGGCACGGCCATGAGGATGAAGAAGCGGCGGCGGCCGAAACGACGGCCGAGTTTGGTGTTGTTGAAGGAGTCGGAGATGAATCCGGCGATGGGGTTCATGACCACATCGGCGATCAGGGCGAACGAGTAGATGAACGTCGCCTGGGCCATGCTCAGGCCGCAGTAGGTGGTGTAGAAGATCGTCAGCCATGAGGCCGAGATCGCGAGCGCGCCCGATCCGACGAGATTGCCGGACCCGTATCCCAGACGGGTGATGAAACCCACCTTGCGCTGTTGCGGAGCTGCTTGTTCAGCCATGCTTCCCTCCTTGGAGGCCTGATTGGCGCGGCTGCGATGCCGTCGGCGCCAATCGTGATAAGAATGATATTCAGCGCAACACACAAACTTCGTATGTTGCATTGATTTCAGATTAATACGCAACATTTATGCAACAGAACAAAAGAAAGTAATCGTTGATATTTTGGACATATCAGCCGCGTGTCACACAACGGAAGCAAATGATGGCAACAACTTTGTTGCATTTTTGTTGCACTCAATGAATCGTTATCGCGTGGTGCCGCGCAACATGATCGTCGATTCGCGCTCGAAACGCACCGGCTCCAAGTCGTATCCGGCCGTCCGCTCGCGGATGCGTCTGGAGAGCAGGTCCACGGCGGAGGACGAGATCCACGCGATGTTGGAGTCCACGGAGGTCAACGGAGGGACCATGCGTTCGCCTTCGAAGGTGTTGTCGAATCCGATGACCTGCACCTCATCGGGAACGCCGCGCCCCAGCATCTTCAGCGCGAACAGCGCGCCGATGGCCAATTGGTCGTTCAACGCGACG
This window contains:
- a CDS encoding sugar phosphate isomerase/epimerase family protein — protein: MINLGARGHDVTWGDTPERLAEGLSGYGVHVTQLALGKSFPDLPSGEADINPGMGMRIRRILAERGVDIAVLGCYINMTHPDMAAREAGLRKFEAYLANARFFGAPMVASETGSVDAVPGGFTEANFTESMYQEALASIRRLVAAGERFGTMVAVEPGANHPIYDVATTERLLADVDSPWLGVVFDATAYTTPDGRTIDGSTQLELAHEAFDRFGERIMAVHISDFTVEPSDETVCGTNIRRCDAGTGELDIEGIVRLANSRRPWIPVILEHTTDEAIARAVDRYGDL
- a CDS encoding gluconate 5-dehydrogenase — its product is MTFDMGRFSLEGKVALVTGASYGIGFAIASAFAAAGAKIAFNDINEEALERGKQAYAEAGIDAHGYVADVTDEEQVARLVADIERDLGTVDILVNNAGIIKRVPMLDMPVEDWRKVIDVDLNAPFIVSKAVIPGMIAKGHGKIINICSMMSELGRETVSAYAAAKGGLKMLTRNICSEYGEANIQCNAIGPGYIATPQTAPLRERQADGSRHPFDQFIIAKTPAARWGTTEDLQGPAVFLASDASDFVNGHVLYVDGGILAYIGKQPA
- a CDS encoding RpiB/LacA/LacB family sugar-phosphate isomerase, with amino-acid sequence MRIALINENSQAAKNGLIYEALKKVADEKGFEVDNYGMYAADDDAQLTYVQNGILAAALLNTGAADFVVTGCGTGEGAMLALNSFPGVICGHVEDPLDAYTFAQINDGNAMAIPFALKNGWGQELQLKYIFEQMWFEAPGSGYPKDRVVPEQRNKKILDGVREAAFKPLVDIYKALDPELVKGAFAGARFKELFSAHAADGEIKDYVLSLID
- a CDS encoding MFS transporter, whose product is MAEQAAPQQRKVGFITRLGYGSGNLVGSGALAISASWLTIFYTTYCGLSMAQATFIYSFALIADVVMNPIAGFISDSFNNTKLGRRFGRRRFFILMAVPALGILNPLMWIVIPGGFWYYFVIYLVYNLIYTTVMIPYDALPAEMTGDFKERTYLSGLRSIFGKGANFLTAALPGVFFVTFGEKNPMAFFYMGLAFGVIMAGAMLFVYLTTWERPVDDTTMEKVDNPLEALKKLFVDIFSTLRIRTFRHLLGMYLFGFGAEWLFNSTFSYYVVYVLMLQKSNASWWQSLSPILQVVSTLGVMFLIAKIGFRKPYIIAECVIITCAIAYAACGFFHLDATSAAGMVAITSIVVVFGLGTGAVYYIPWQTYLFVADADEIVTGRRREGTFSAAMHLCGKLMNSAVVAILGTALAAAGFIESTADNQVAAADQPAAVHTTILLVLVIGVGGLSLLGMLSAHLMKMDKKNDEIAIAECERIKNGGRMEDVDPEVKRICEELTGVQYEICFGHNTVGYHTPEELARIKAELPTRKAMNFGK
- a CDS encoding glycoside hydrolase family 88/105 protein yields the protein MGSSRILNTYIQQLIETSTPEAPAWNIEKIRAGKPNTWNYIDGCMIKALIELNEITGKDAYLDFADRFIDYFVDDDGMIASYDPQEYNLDNINAGKTLYGLYNLTGKTKYRKAMDVIYGQLEGQPRTKEGNFWHKLIYPNQVWLDGLYMAQPFYVQYELSYRDGRACSDSFHQFQVVHDLMRNERNGLYYHAYDSSRKDFWCDPVTGLSSNFWLRAEGWFAMALIDTWELLPANMSAEKDTMRRMFSELIDAMLPYQDEKTGMWHQVINLGRIAPNYLETSGSAIFANAIMKGARLGVLDERYWDYGYKAYKGICDTCMNEEGGRLTLDNICLVAGLGNTEHREGTFDYYMREPKVRNDAKGVAPLVLAYIEVLRHERGKR
- a CDS encoding UxaA family hydrolase, translating into MNAKQPDHNIANIPADDCAERVASTGFIPTCADGVAPNHDYVAEIPENTGLDTIFLAQGDMVCVAARPIKAGETVQVEGHEPLTVLDDVPRGHKIALVDVPEGVNVVKYGFEIGRAKQPIKRGAWVHTHNIATNLGANLEYTYEPTDDTVKPGQPTMTFRGYRRANGKVGIRNDLYIVPTVGCISGLVATMARMFTSRHNGNGNFDSVVVARHPYGCSQLGGDLEWTQNTLRGIVEHPNAGGVLVVGLGCENNQMSLFKAGLEGIDESRVKTMICQEETDEFDRAADLLEELNEAAAGDRREPIPMSELKVGVECGGSDGMSGITANPMVGRFAEWLVSQGGSVVLSEVPEMFGAETVLMSQARDEGVFHDIVDLINNFKGHFRKYGEIISDNPSPGNKAGGITTLEDKSLGCIRKGGRCEVEDVILYGHRIRRNGLSLMQTPGNDMVSTTAKGSAGCHLILFTTGRGTPFGCFVPTIKVATNTPLAEKKKRWIDFNAGRLLDEPASVVDEDFRKLVLEVVDGRRTNNEKNAMQETVIFKDGPTE